The Lacipirellula parvula genome window below encodes:
- a CDS encoding PEP-CTERM sorting domain-containing protein (PEP-CTERM proteins occur, often in large numbers, in the proteomes of bacteria that also encode an exosortase, a predicted intramembrane cysteine proteinase. The presence of a PEP-CTERM domain at a protein's C-terminus predicts cleavage within the sorting domain, followed by covalent anchoring to some some component of the (usually Gram-negative) cell surface. Many PEP-CTERM proteins exhibit an unusual sequence composition that includes large numbers of potential glycosylation sites. Expression of one such protein has been shown restore the ability of a bacterium to form floc, a type of biofilm.) — MTLQKFSRINLCRLLAICTVGIASCTLPSCETHGALTKYATREAWQAAVGIYSTETFESYAGGPAIPETGGTFFAGPFHIVVDANHGRIGPAGPGFFGFDTPGLTGTFFVGDVHSPESTHPHFNTIRFAIPVWAFAVNFAALDDGGIDDVRVAGESFVISPFGSLGLRSNFFGVVSTTPFSEVDIRNANGKLERFGMDDMSFKVIPEPATGLLLFTGMMGLLRLARLRR, encoded by the coding sequence ATGACGCTACAGAAATTCTCGCGAATTAACTTGTGCCGCTTACTGGCGATCTGCACCGTCGGAATTGCAAGTTGCACGTTGCCGTCGTGCGAGACGCATGGCGCCCTGACAAAGTATGCGACGCGGGAGGCGTGGCAGGCTGCCGTTGGCATTTACTCGACGGAAACATTTGAGTCGTATGCCGGCGGGCCGGCGATTCCTGAAACTGGCGGAACATTCTTTGCCGGGCCGTTTCACATTGTCGTCGACGCCAATCATGGGCGAATTGGACCGGCGGGACCGGGATTCTTCGGATTCGATACGCCTGGCCTGACTGGGACGTTTTTCGTCGGCGACGTTCATTCTCCCGAAAGTACGCATCCGCACTTCAACACAATTCGCTTCGCGATTCCCGTTTGGGCCTTTGCCGTCAACTTCGCCGCGCTTGATGACGGCGGTATCGATGATGTACGCGTTGCGGGAGAGTCGTTTGTGATCTCGCCATTTGGGTCGCTAGGTCTTCGCTCAAATTTCTTCGGAGTCGTTTCAACGACGCCCTTCAGCGAAGTCGATATCCGCAACGCCAATGGCAAGCTGGAGCGGTTCGGTATGGATGACATGAGCTTCAAAGTCATTCCGGAGCCAGCGACGGGATTGCTGTTGTTTACCGGCATGATGGGCTTGCTGCGACTAGCGCGTCTGCGGAGGTAA
- a CDS encoding GlsB/YeaQ/YmgE family stress response membrane protein: MQLLWFLLIGIAAGWLAGQIMGSGGYGILGDLILGVIGAIVGGYLFGMLGIAAGGLIGALITATVGAVVLIALLRLIKRA; the protein is encoded by the coding sequence ATGCAACTTCTTTGGTTCCTTCTCATCGGCATTGCCGCGGGTTGGCTGGCGGGGCAGATCATGGGGAGCGGCGGGTACGGGATCTTGGGGGATCTTATCCTCGGCGTCATTGGCGCCATCGTCGGCGGGTATCTGTTTGGGATGCTCGGCATCGCCGCCGGCGGATTGATTGGGGCGCTCATCACCGCGACCGTGGGGGCGGTGGTGTTGATTGCGCTGTTGCGGCTGATCAAACGGGCGTGA
- a CDS encoding 3-hydroxyacyl-ACP dehydratase FabZ family protein — protein MRFCLLDRICSFEPGVELTAVKNVSLAEEYLADHFPEFPVLPGVFMLEAATQSAAWLVRMSENYAHSMIVLQEAKSVKFTDFVTPGNRLEMRVEQLKQEGSAVSFKFEGKVGERTCTSGRLTLECFNLGDDDPELVDLDRRMVGVQRGFQAILTREMNLKA, from the coding sequence ATGCGATTCTGTCTGCTTGATCGTATCTGCTCGTTCGAACCTGGGGTGGAGCTGACCGCGGTAAAGAATGTGTCGCTAGCTGAGGAATATCTCGCGGATCATTTTCCCGAGTTTCCGGTGCTGCCGGGCGTTTTCATGCTCGAAGCGGCCACGCAATCGGCGGCCTGGCTCGTGCGGATGAGCGAAAATTACGCCCACAGCATGATCGTGCTGCAGGAAGCGAAGTCGGTGAAGTTCACCGATTTCGTCACTCCCGGCAATCGGCTGGAGATGCGGGTCGAGCAGCTGAAGCAAGAAGGCTCGGCCGTGTCGTTCAAGTTTGAAGGAAAAGTCGGCGAGCGGACGTGCACCAGCGGCCGATTGACGCTCGAGTGCTTCAACCTCGGCGACGACGATCCGGAACTGGTTGATTTGGATCGCCGGATGGTTGGCGTGCAGCGAGGATTCCAAGCGATTCTCACGCGGGAGATGAACCTGAAAGCGTAG
- a CDS encoding acyl carrier protein encodes MGIPSQEEIFDKVREALVDALGVDEDEVTPNATLRGDLDAESIDFLDIVFRLEKAFDIKIERGELIPMDVLEDTSYVSDGKVNAAGIAKLKERMPFADLSGFEADPNVQNLGNQLTVQDMCNFVEHKLKKA; translated from the coding sequence GTGGGAATTCCGTCGCAAGAAGAGATCTTTGACAAGGTTCGCGAAGCCCTGGTCGATGCGTTGGGCGTCGACGAAGACGAAGTAACGCCGAACGCGACGCTGCGGGGCGACCTCGACGCCGAGTCGATCGACTTCCTCGACATCGTCTTCCGGCTTGAGAAGGCGTTCGACATCAAGATCGAGCGCGGCGAGCTGATCCCGATGGACGTGCTCGAAGACACCTCCTACGTGAGCGACGGCAAGGTCAACGCCGCCGGCATCGCGAAGCTCAAGGAGCGGATGCCCTTCGCCGACCTGAGCGGCTTCGAGGCCGATCCGAACGTCCAAAACCTCGGCAACCAGCTGACGGTGCAGGACATGTGCAACTTCGTCGAGCACAAGTTGAAGAAGGCCTAA
- a CDS encoding 3-hydroxyacyl-ACP dehydratase FabZ family protein has translation MRWFWIDRFTEFVSGSHATAVKGVSLSEDHLHDHHIGYPIMPNSLCCEGMAQAGGLLISEHYGFGELVVLAKLSKAKFTGRVRPGETLTYKVTADWIRSDSAQVSGVATVGDRPHGEVQILFARMGEDMAKEMGAKLFRPTDLRHWLNLVGVFEVGVKQDGTRLKREDYPLNEAASA, from the coding sequence ATGCGCTGGTTCTGGATTGATCGATTCACTGAATTCGTGAGCGGGTCGCACGCGACGGCCGTGAAGGGCGTCTCGCTCTCAGAGGATCATCTCCACGACCACCATATCGGCTACCCGATTATGCCGAACTCGCTTTGCTGCGAGGGGATGGCTCAGGCGGGCGGGCTGCTGATCAGCGAGCACTACGGCTTCGGCGAGCTTGTCGTGCTCGCCAAGCTGTCGAAGGCGAAGTTCACCGGCCGCGTTCGCCCGGGCGAAACGCTCACCTACAAAGTGACGGCCGACTGGATTCGCAGCGACAGCGCCCAAGTGTCGGGCGTGGCGACGGTCGGCGATCGGCCGCACGGCGAGGTGCAAATTCTGTTCGCCCGCATGGGCGAAGATATGGCCAAGGAGATGGGCGCCAAGCTCTTTCGGCCGACCGACCTGCGGCATTGGCTCAATTTGGTCGGCGTGTTTGAAGTCGGCGTGAAGCAGGACGGCACTCGGCTGAAGCGGGAAGATTACCCGCTCAATGAGGCCGCTTCTGCCTGA
- a CDS encoding beta-ketoacyl-[acyl-carrier-protein] synthase family protein, which produces MRRRVVVTGIGCVTPSGNNPEKLWENLLAGRSGVGKTTLFDASNFPTKISAQVKDWSIAAEGEDAAVWANRSRHTQFAAGAAKQAVNDSGVMTGVEPTRFGVYLGAGEGQQDFFRFARMMTAATAADGDFSLKKFVETALKELDPVAELEQEPNMPVGYLAGMFNAQGPNANCLTACAASSQAVGEATEIIRRGEADVMLSGGAHSMIHPFGITGFNLLTALSENNAEPERASRPFDLNRDGFVLGEGAAMVVLEEYERAKARGARIYGEIAGYGTTADAYRITDQHPDGRGATACMTMALKDAQLNPNDICYINAHGTSTAVNDKVETHSIRRAFGEQAYKIPVSSTKSMTGHLVAAAGATELIISLLTLQRGVLAPTINYETPDPNCDLDYVPNAAREKKCKAVLSNSFGFGGQNITLIATAV; this is translated from the coding sequence ATGCGTCGTCGCGTCGTGGTCACCGGCATTGGTTGCGTCACTCCCTCGGGCAACAACCCGGAGAAGCTGTGGGAGAACTTGCTCGCAGGTCGCAGCGGCGTGGGGAAGACGACGCTGTTCGACGCCAGCAATTTTCCCACGAAGATTTCGGCCCAGGTGAAGGACTGGTCGATCGCCGCAGAAGGCGAAGACGCCGCCGTGTGGGCCAACCGTAGCCGCCACACGCAGTTCGCCGCGGGCGCTGCCAAGCAGGCGGTCAACGACTCGGGCGTGATGACGGGCGTCGAGCCGACCCGCTTTGGCGTCTACCTTGGCGCCGGCGAGGGGCAGCAAGACTTCTTCCGCTTCGCGCGGATGATGACCGCCGCGACCGCGGCCGACGGCGACTTCTCGCTGAAGAAGTTCGTTGAGACGGCGCTTAAGGAACTCGACCCGGTGGCGGAACTCGAGCAAGAGCCGAACATGCCAGTCGGTTACTTGGCTGGCATGTTCAACGCTCAGGGGCCGAACGCCAACTGCCTCACCGCGTGTGCCGCGAGCAGCCAGGCGGTTGGCGAAGCGACTGAGATCATTCGCCGCGGCGAAGCCGACGTGATGCTCTCCGGTGGCGCCCACAGCATGATTCATCCGTTCGGGATCACAGGGTTCAACCTGCTGACGGCGCTGAGCGAGAACAACGCCGAGCCCGAGCGGGCGTCGCGGCCGTTCGATCTCAATCGCGACGGTTTCGTGTTGGGCGAAGGCGCGGCGATGGTGGTGCTCGAAGAATACGAGCGAGCGAAGGCTCGTGGCGCGCGGATTTACGGCGAGATCGCCGGCTACGGCACGACGGCCGACGCCTACCGCATTACGGATCAGCATCCCGACGGTCGCGGCGCCACCGCGTGCATGACGATGGCGCTGAAGGACGCGCAGCTCAACCCCAACGACATTTGCTACATCAACGCCCACGGCACGAGCACCGCGGTGAACGACAAGGTCGAGACCCACTCGATCCGCCGCGCTTTCGGCGAGCAGGCATACAAGATTCCGGTGAGCAGCACCAAAAGCATGACGGGGCACTTGGTCGCCGCGGCTGGCGCGACGGAGCTGATCATCTCACTGCTCACGCTGCAGCGCGGAGTCCTGGCGCCGACGATCAACTACGAGACTCCCGATCCGAACTGCGATCTCGACTACGTGCCGAACGCGGCCCGTGAGAAGAAGTGCAAGGCGGTGCTTTCGAATAGCTTTGGTTTCGGCGGGCAGAACATCACGCTGATCGCGACGGCGGTGTAG
- a CDS encoding AI-2E family transporter, producing the protein MPDQQLESAKPAATPSRSRGKLVALAAATVLVLYLCYLLIQPFIPPIVWAVTAAVVTHRFSQWVGRKTKTADAKAAICVGIVAVLVLLPAVLVITVGAQQIGKAIEGWPAIQESLNAELAEHPRLNELWQDFDLSQEAPQLIDRLRPGAVAAVSTPLYLVVQTALTLFVLYFLYRDEDLAIDSVRSVLPLSEAESNRLFRRVDDTINATMFGTVTVAMVQGIMGGIMFGILGIEGATLWALIMGLLAIIPYLGTFVIWGPAAAILAYQGEYGKAAILVGWGAIAIGLIDNILYPYLVGSRLRQHTVVSFVAILGGVSLFGATGIVLGPVVVTLTFFLLDLWRRRTDGHGDLVVAGV; encoded by the coding sequence ATGCCAGATCAGCAACTTGAATCCGCGAAGCCTGCTGCCACCCCATCGCGGAGTCGCGGCAAGCTTGTGGCGCTGGCGGCGGCGACGGTTCTTGTTCTGTATCTTTGCTACCTGCTGATCCAGCCCTTCATTCCGCCAATCGTGTGGGCGGTCACCGCGGCGGTGGTGACGCATCGGTTCAGCCAATGGGTTGGCCGCAAGACAAAGACGGCCGATGCGAAGGCGGCCATTTGTGTGGGCATCGTCGCGGTGCTGGTGCTTTTGCCAGCGGTGTTGGTGATCACGGTGGGCGCGCAGCAAATTGGCAAGGCGATCGAGGGCTGGCCGGCAATCCAAGAGAGTCTCAATGCAGAACTCGCAGAGCACCCGCGGCTCAATGAGCTCTGGCAAGATTTCGATCTGTCGCAGGAGGCCCCGCAGCTGATTGATCGTCTTCGACCCGGCGCGGTTGCCGCGGTGTCGACGCCGCTCTACCTGGTGGTGCAAACGGCGCTGACGCTGTTCGTCCTCTACTTTCTCTACCGCGATGAAGATCTCGCCATTGATTCCGTGCGGAGCGTCCTGCCGCTCAGTGAGGCGGAGTCGAATCGCCTCTTTCGCCGCGTCGACGACACGATCAACGCGACGATGTTTGGCACAGTGACCGTCGCCATGGTGCAAGGGATCATGGGCGGCATCATGTTCGGCATCCTCGGCATCGAGGGCGCCACGCTATGGGCGTTGATCATGGGGCTGTTGGCGATCATCCCCTACTTGGGGACGTTCGTGATTTGGGGGCCGGCGGCGGCGATTTTGGCGTACCAAGGCGAGTACGGCAAAGCGGCTATCCTCGTCGGTTGGGGAGCGATCGCGATCGGGCTGATCGACAACATCCTCTACCCCTACTTGGTCGGCTCGCGGTTGCGGCAGCATACGGTGGTGTCGTTCGTGGCGATTCTCGGCGGGGTGAGTTTGTTTGGCGCCACTGGCATCGTGCTTGGGCCGGTCGTGGTGACGCTGACGTTCTTCTTGCTCGATCTTTGGCGCCGCCGCACCGACGGTCACGGCGATTTGGTCGTCGCCGGCGTCTAG